TACTCACCCGTCCGCCGCTCGCCGGCAAAGTAGCAAGCTACTTTCCGCTGCCGCTCGACTTGCATGTGTTAGGCCTGCCGCCAGCGTTCAATCTGAGCCATGATCAAACTCTTCAATTAAAAGCTTGATTCGCTAAGTTAATAGCTGTTGCTCAAAGATTTACTGCATGAATTTTACTTCAGTTAGTCACTCTTCAAGACTTGATATTTTTTTGCATCCGAAGATGCTGGATATCGTCTTGTGAGTGCCCACACAGATTGTCTGATAAATTGTTAAAGAGCATCGCCGGAGATAATTCTCATCGGCGCGGGCTGCGTATACTACGCTTTTCGCCCGGAGAGTCAAGCGTTTATTTCGCTTTCTTCTCGCTGACCCGGCGGCTTGTCAGTCGTTGTTCCCGGTCAGTGGAGGCGCATTATAGGGAGTTCTCAGAACGCCGCAACCCCTAATTTCAAAAAACCTTTCAACTGCCTTCTTTTTCAACAAAACGCTGCTCAAGCCAGCGTTTTTGTCACTTTTCATACTAAAGCTGGCGAAATTCCTGGGCAAAGCGCTCGACCTCACGCCAATCCGTGTACTCCACTTCTTTACTGCTATCCGTTTCTCCCCCCGTCATACGCATAATAAACTGAATCATAATACGGTCGAACCAGCGATAACGCGGATAACGCAGCGCGCCGGCAAAGACCGCGCACTGTGTTGGTTGCCATGGCGAGGAAAGCAGGAACTTACGCGTATAAGGATTGGTTTGGGGTGAACGCTTGTCTGACTTGCGCGCCGTCAGATTGACAGAGAAGAAAGCGCTCGGCATTTGGTTTAAGCGTTCAGCATGACGTTTTACAAACTTATCCAACGCAGGATGGAAATGTCCGTAACGAATCGAGGCGCCGATCATGATGCGTTGATACTGCCCGAGATCGACGTTTTCCGCCTGAAGCAGATCGACCACATCACAGCACATTGCCTCTTGCAGCTTGTTCGCAATATAAGAAGCAATTGCATGAGTCTGCCCATCGCGACTTGAATAGAGAATCAGTGCCTTCATGGCGTTACTCCTTATCTAGGCTCATTCACGCCAGAAGGTCGGCGTAAACAGAACCAGCAGTGTGAAAACTTCAAGACGCCCAAACAACATCGTCAACACCAGTATCCACTTCGCCGGCGGCGGCATGGTCGTAAAGTTATCGGCGACAACCCCCAGGCCCGGCCCCAGGTTGTTCAGCGTAGCGGTCACGGCAGCAAAGGCGGAGAAGTCATCCACGCCGGTGGCGATAATCGCCAGCATGCTGACAATGAACACCAGCGCGTAAGCGGAGAAGAAACCCCATACTGCTTCTAATATACGTTCGGGTAACGCGCGGTTACCCAGTTTAATGGTATACACGGCATTGGGATGCACCAGTCTTTTCAGTTCACGCGACCCCTGCAGATACAACAGTAAAATGCGGATTACCTTCAGGCCACCGCCGGTAGAACCGGCGCAGCCGCCGATAAAGGCGGAACACAGCAGCAGCATCGGCAAGAACAGCGGCCATTTGGCGATGCTGTCGGTCGTAAAACCTGCCGTCGTCGCCATGGACACCACCTGGAAAAACGCCTGGTTGATCGTTTCCATACCAGACTGATAGACGCCATGCCCCCACAGGATCACCGAACACACCACCACCAGCGTCAATTGCACGAAAATAAACATGCGGAATTCAGGGTCGCGCCAATACACTTTAAGGCTGCGGCCGCTCAATAGCGCAAAGTGCAGACCATAGTTACAGCCGGAAATCAGCAGGAACACGGCGATGATGGTGTTAATTGTCGGACTGGCGTAATAGCCGATGCTCGCGTCGTGGGTGGAGAAACCGCCAATGGCGATGGTTGAAAAACTGTGGCCAATGGCATCGAACGCCGACATCCCGGCGCCCCACAGCGCCAATGCGCAGGCCAGAGTCAACAGCACATAGATAAGCCACAGTGTTTTCGCCGTTTCCGCAATCCTCGGACGCATTTTATTGTCTTTCAACGGCCCCGGCATTTCTGCCCGATACAACTGCATCCCGCCGACGCCGAGAATAGGCAAAATAGCGACCGCCAGTACGATGATCCCCATCCCACCCATCCACTGCAGCATCTGCCGGTAGAACAAAATGGCTTTTGGCAGCGAGTCCAACCCGACCAGCGTCGTTGCGCCGGTGGTGGTCAAGCCGGAAAAGGATTCGAAAAATGCATCGGTAAGCGAGAGATTAGGCCGCTCAGAGAACAGGAAGGGCAAAGCCCCCACGCTGCCCAGCACCGTCCAGAACAACACGACGATCAGAAATCCTTCGCGCGGTTTCAGCTCATGCTTTTGCTTGCGGTTCGGCCACCACAGCAGCAGGCCGATAGTCACGGCGACAAAGAAGGTCTGCGTAAATGCCCGTCCCGCGCCATCGCGGTAAATCAACGCCACCAGCCCAGGGAGGAACATTGTCCCGGAGAATAAGATGACCAATACACCTACGATACGGGTTATGGCGCGAAAATGCATTTCACACGATCCTTAGCAATTTAATTGGAGGGAATTATTGCGAAATGGGGGTTAATTGCAAATTACCGCGACTCAGATCACGTAATTTATTCCCAAAGGTCTCGGTTTCCGTTGCCGGCAAGGCCAGATGCAACACAACATCCGCACCATATTCGCCGTGCAGAATCCGCCCTTCCATTTGCTGTAGCAGGTTCTCAACCAACGCCAGCTGCGCATAGTCGCATTGCAAAGTATATTCCAACTGCGGCACTTTGCTGACCAACGGCAGCAGCTTTAACGCCTGCTGCACCCCGCTGCCATAGGCCTTGACCAGGCCACCGGTGCCTAATTTAATCCCACCGTAGTAGCGTACCACCACTGCGGTTATCTCCCCCACGCCGCTGCCCATCAGCTGGGCCAGGATCGGTTTCCCTGCTGTGCCGGAAGGCTCGCCGTCGTCGGAAAACCCCAACTGCTGCGAATCCCCCGGCGCGCCGGCGACAAAAGCCCAGCAGTGGTGCCGGGCCGTTGGATGCTCTTCTCTGACCCGCTGAATAAAAGCTTTAGCCGCTTCCACACCGCAAGTCGGTGCCAACAGCGTAATAAAGCGGCTTTTCTTTATCTCCTCACTGACGCTGATAGCGTCGGCAGGAACCGGGTATGCTTCCATCACGCCAAATTAAGATCGCGCGTCATGTTTTCCACCCGCTTTTCATGAATCACGACGTTGTCTTCAATGCGGATGCCGCCGTAAGCCTTCATCATATCAATGCGCTCCCAGGCAAAGTGTTTAGCGAACTCGCCGCTGCGCCACGGCGCCAACAGAGACTCAATAAAATACAGCCCCGGCTCAATGGTCAACACCATGCCCGGCTGCAGCACCCGCGTACAGCGCAGGAACGGATATTTGGCCGGCGCCGCCAGATGGGTGCCGTTTTCATCCTGCATAAAGCCGGCGGCGTCATGCACCTGTAACCCCAGCGGGTGGCCCAGACCATGCGGCAGGAACGGGCAGGTCAATCCTTGTTCAACCATCGCCTCTTCGCTGATGTCATTCACCAGGCGGTGTTTCTTCAGCAGGCTGGCCAAACGCTGGTGCATCTGCACGTGGTAATCGGTATAACGCACGCCGGGCTTCAGCGTGCCGATCAGCGCCAGCTGTTCAGCATTGAGGTCTTTAATCAGGGCGGCGAAATCGCTATCGCCGTCCGCCGCATAGGTGCGCGTCAAGTCCGCTGCATAACCGTTATATTCCGCACCGGCATCAATCAGGAAGCTGCGCATGTCGGACGGCGGCTGATGCTCGAGCGTGGTGTAGTGCAGCACGGCGGCATGTTCATTCAGCGCCACGATATTGCCGTAAGGCACGTCAGTGTCGCGGTGACCGGTCGCAGTCAGATAAGCCTGGTTGATATCAAACTCGCTCATGCCGGACAGGAAGGCTTCACGCGCCGCCTTATGGCCCGTCACCGCCGTTTTCTGCGCGGCGCGCATGCAGGTCTGTTCGTAACCGGTTTTGATCGAACGATGGAAATCAAGGTAGTTCAGCACCGCCTGCGGATTGATATTATCCTCCGCAATGCCCAGCTCCCGCGCCCGCTGTTGGGCATAGCCGATATAGCCGACGCGCTCACGCTGTGCCGGCAGGAGCTGGCCGATATCACCGGCATTGGTCAGCGGCATCAGATCGACAGATTGCGTCCAGAAGCTGTTCGGCAGAGGCTCGACGCTGTGCCAATAATCCACCGGCGAATAGAACCACAGCTTCGGTTTGTTAACGCCATCAATCCATAACCAGCAGTTCGGCACCGACGTCACCGGCACCCACGCTTTAAAATGCGCGTTGACCTTGAACGGATAGTGGTGGTCATCCTGAAAGACCCGCAACAACTCGCCGGAATGAATCAGCAGCGCGTCCAGTTTATTGCGCGCCAACACATCGCGTGCGCGGTTTTGCAGTTCATTCAGATGTTCGTTATACAAAGAAGCCAGCGTTTCCATCACAGTACCTTTATGCCCTTAGAACGGAATGCGTCATCTTAACACACTGATTACGCACTCCAACCCCGCCCCATCAGGCATGCGAAACACCTCGCAAACTGTTAACGGCGCAGCCCTCATCAAGGCAACCATTGCCACAATGCTCCACGCTGGGTTGATGTCGATCTGTAGCGAACGGCCAAACCACACAAAATATAATCATAATAAATATCAATAACATAAAATTAAATGCTGTGATCGGCGCAGCAAAAAATCAATTTCTGATTTGCATATTTTTAACATTAAAACCACACTCATCGTCATCTGGTCATACCAGATCATACGCGCTGATTCAGGAGATAGACATGCTCTACCAAGGCGAAACATTACAACTACACTGGCTCGAGAACGGTATCGCCGAGCTGGTGTTTGATGCCCCAGGCTCCGTCAACAAGCTGGATACCCGCACCGTTGCCGCGCTGGGCGAAGCGCTCGACGTACTGGAAAAACAGACCGAGCTGAAAGGGCTGCTGCTGCGTTCCAACAAAAACGCATTTATCGTCGGTGCCGATATCACCGAATTCCTGTCGCTGTTCGCCGCCCCGGCGGAAAAACTGCAGCATTGGCTGGCTTTCGCCAATTCCATTTTCAACCGTCTGGAAGATTTACCGGTGCCGACCATTGCCGCCATCAACGGCTATGCACTGGGCGGCGGCTGCGAATGCGTGCTGGCGACGGACTTTCGCGTCGCAACACCGGATGCGCGCATCGGCCTGCCGGAAACCAAACTCGGCATTATGCCGGGCTTCGGCGGTTCGGTACGTCTGCCGCGTCTGCTCGGTAATGACAGCGCGCTGGAGATCATCGCCGCAGGTAAAGACATCGGCGCCAAAGAGGCGCTGAAAGTCGGCCTGGTCGATGCGGTCGTCGCGCCGGAAAAACTGGCGGATGCCGCGCGTCAGATGCTGCAACAGGCCATTGACGGGCGGTTGGACTGGCGCGCCAGCCGCCAGCCGAAGCTGGAACCGCTGAAGCTCAGCCCGATTGAAGCAGCCATGAGCTTCACCACCGCCAAAGGTATGGTGCTGCAAACCGCCGGCAAACACTATCCGGCGCCCATGACCGCGGTGAAGACGATTGAGGCCGCCGCCGGATTGGGACGCGATGAAGCACTGAAGCTGGAGACCGCCAGCTTTGTACCGTTGGCGCGTTCCAATGAAGCCCGGGCGTTGGTCGGTATTTTCCTCAACGATCAGTTTGTGAAAAGTCAGGCGAAAAAACTGGCGAAAGATCGCACCGCGCCGAAGCAGGCCGCAGTGCTGGGCGCCGGCATTATGGGCGGTGGCATCGCCTACCAGTCCGCATTAAAAGGCGTGCCGGTACTGATGAAAGATATCAGTGAAAAATCGCTGACGCTCGGCATGGGCGAAGCCGCCAAGCTGCTGAACAAACAGCTGGAGCGCGGTAAGCTCGACGGCATGAAGATGGCCGGCGTGCTGGCAACCATTCAGCCCACGCTGGACTACGCCGGCATTGAACGCGCTCAGGTGATTGTGGAAGCGGTGGTGGAGAATCCGAAGGTCAAAGCCGCAGTGCTAGCCGAAGTTGAAGGGCTCATCGGCAAAGACACGGTTCTGGCGTCTAATACCTCGACTATTCCGATTAATGAACTGGCAAAATCGCTGCAACGGCCGCAGAACTTCTGCGGTATGCACTTCTTTAACCCGGTGCACCGCATGCCGCTGGTAGAAATCATCCGCGGTGAACGCACCAGCGACGAAACCATCGCCGCCGTGGTGGCCTACGCGTCACGCATGGGGAAAACGCCGATCGTGGTCAACGACTGCCCGGGCTTCTTCGTCAACCGCGTGCTGTTCCCTTACTTTGCCGGCTTCAGCCTGCTGTTGCGGGACGGCGCTGATTTCCGTCAGGTCGATAAAGTGATGGAAAAACAGTTCGGCTGGCCAATGGGCCCGGCCTATCTGCTGGACGTAGTCGGTATTGATACTGCCCATCACGCCCAGGCCGTGATGGCCGCCGGCTTCCCTGAACGTATGGGCAAGGATTACCGCGATGCGGTCGACGTGATGTTCGACAACCAGCGCTTCGGCCAGAAAAACCAGGTGGGCTTCTACCGCTATAGCCAGGATAACAAAGGCAGACCGCGTAAAGAGAACGACGAACAGACCGATGCGCTGTTGGCGGCAGTCAGCCAGCCGCGGCAAAACATCAGCGCCGAGGAAACTATCGCGCGCATGATGATCCCGATGATTAACGAAGTGGTGCGCTGTCTGGAAGAAGGCATCATCGCCAGCCCGGCGGAAGCCGATATGGCGCTGGTTTACGGCATCGGTTTCCCGCCGTTCCACGGCGGCGTCTTCCGCTACCTGGATACCATGGGCACGGCTCATTACGTTGAAATGGCGCAGCGTTACGCACATCTGGGCGCGCTGTATCAGGTTCCGGCCGGCCTGCGCGCCAAAGCCGAACGTAATGAAACCTACTACCCGGTGACGGCGCCAATCGCGAATGTCTCCACGGGCCAACCGGCATGAGGTCATAAAAGATGGAAAACGTAGTTATTGTTGACGCCGTCCGTACGCCGATGGGCCGCTCAAAAGGCGGCGCCTTCCGTCAGGTGCGCGCCGAGGATCTGTCCGCCCACCTGATGCGTACGCTGCTCAGCCGCAATCCGGTAGTGGAACCCAGCGCAATTGACGATATTTACTGGGGCTGCGTACAGCAAACGCTGGAGCAAGGCTTTAACGTCGCGCGTAATGCCGCACTACTGGCGGAAATTCCCCATACGGTGCCCGCCGTTACCGTGAACCGCCTGTGCGGCTCCTCCATGCAGGCGCTACACGACGCCGCTCGCGCCATTATGGTCGGCGATGCGCAGGTCAGCCTGATCGGCGGCGTCGAGCACATGGGCCACGTGCCGATGAACCACGGCATTGATTTCCACCCAGGCCTCAGTCGTTCGGTCGCCAAAGCCGCCGGCATGATGGGGCTGACCGCCGAGATGCTGGCCAAGATGCATAACATCAGCCGCCAGATGCAGGATGAGTTCGCCGCACGTTCGCACCAGCGGGCCCATGCCGCTACTCTGGCCGGTCATTTTAAACAGGAGATCGTCGCCACCACCGGTCACGATGCCGATGGCGTACTGACCCGCTACGATTTTGATGAGGTGATCCGCCCGGAAACCACGGTGGAAACGCTGGCGGCGTTGCGCCCGGCCTTCGACCCGGTGAACGGTACGGTCACCGCCGGCAGCTCCTCCGCCCTGTCAGACGGCGCTTCCGCCATGCTGCTGATGAGCGAATCGCACGCCAAATCCCTGGGACTGAAAGCACGTGCGCGCATCCGCTCCATGGCGGTGGTGGGTTGCGATCCGTCCATCATGGGCTACGGTCCGGTACCGGCCAGCCGGCTGGCGCTGAAGCGCGCCGGACTAACCACGCAGGACATCGACCTGTTTGAACTGAACGAAGCCTTCGCCGCCCAGTCGCTGCCCTGCATCAAGGATCTGGGGCTTCTGGACAGCCTTGACGATAAGGTGAACCTGAACGGCGGCGCTATTGCGCTGGGTCACCCGCTGGGCTGCTCCGGCTCGCGTATCTCCACCACCCTGCTGAACCTGATGGAACGCCGCGACGCGCAGTTTGGCCTGGCCACTATGTGCATCGGCCTGGGACAAGGCATCGCCACCGTGTTCGAACGCGTATAACACACCCTTTGCCGGCCCGCCGGGTCGGCACCTCAGTTTAGTTGCCGTGCTTCCCGCCTGTCAGGGGCGGGTTTTTTCTGTCTGCCGTTTCACCGACAAAAAATAGGGCGGCTTGCGCCACCCCTGTTACAACCCGTATCGCATCCCGCTTAAATAAACGAGAAAGCATCGCCAAACATGCGCGACGCCTGCGCACCGCGCTCAGCGCAGAAGCGCTCACGGGCAATCTTCGCCATTTCAAAGCGTCCAGCGATATAAATATCGTGGTCGGCCAGCGAACCGTAATCCTGCAGCACCGCGCTCAATACCGTGCCGCTGCGGCCGCGCCATTCTGGGTCTGGCTGTTCCACCACCGGGATCACCTGCAGATTCGGGTGCTGCAACGACAGCGCTTCCAGCTCGCTCAGGTCATACAGATGCTGCAGTTCACGGCCGCCCCAGTAAATCGCGATATCGCGATCCGGCTGCTGCTCCAGCGCGGTCAGCAAAATGGAACGCGCATACGAGAAGCCGGTACCTCCGGCGATCAGCACCAGCGGGCGGCTGCCGTCTTCACGCAGCCAGGCATCGCCATGCGGTACGTCGACGGTAATCGCCTGCTCTTTCAAAATACGGTCCATCACCGCCATGGCGTACAGATTCAGCTCTGAAGCGCCGATATGCAGCTCAATATACTCCTGCTGCGACGGGGTGGAGGCCAGTGAGAACGGGCGCTTGTCGCGCTCGTCCATCACCACCATCAAATATTGTCCGGCCTTGAATGAAAACGGCGCTTCCGGCACCAAACGTACCCGATAAACGGTATCGGTAATGGCCTCTACGGAGGTCACTTTACAGCTCAATATTGTCATGCGTTCCCTCTGTCGGGTCATCAATGCAAAACTGAGAACAGAGAGCTGACGCTACAGCGTCGGCTCTCTGTCACTGAAGATTGCGAGTTCGTCCCAGATCTCATCGATGCGCGCACGCACCTTTTCGTCCATCACAATCGGACGGCCCCACTCGCGTTGGGTTTCCCCCGGCCATTTATTGGTGGCGTCCAGCCCCATCTTCGAACCCAGCCCGGAAACCGGCGAGGCGAAGTCCAGATAGTCAATCGGCGTATTTTCCACCATCACGGTATCCCTTGCCGGATCCATTCGTGTGGTAATCGCCCAAATCACATCATTCCAGTCGCGCGCGTTGACATCGTCATCACAAACAATCACGAACTTGGTGTACATAAACTGACGCAGGAACGACCAAACGCCCATCATCACACGTTTGGCATGGCCCGGATACTGCTTCTTGATGGTGACTACCGCCAGGCGATAGGAGCAGCCTTCCGGCGGCAGGTAGAAGTCGACGATTTCCGGGAACTGTTTTTGCAGAATCGGCACAAACACTTCATTCAACGCCACGCCCAACACCGCCGGCTCATCCGGCGGACGACCAGTATAGGTGGAATGGTAAATGGCGTCACGACGCTGCGTCACATGCGTGACGGTGAATACCGGGAAATGGTCGATTTCATTGTAGTAACCGGTGTGGTCGCCGTATGGCCCTTCCGGCGCCATTTCGCCCGGTTCAATATAGCCC
The nucleotide sequence above comes from Serratia rhizosphaerae. Encoded proteins:
- the pepQ gene encoding Xaa-Pro dipeptidase; the protein is METLASLYNEHLNELQNRARDVLARNKLDALLIHSGELLRVFQDDHHYPFKVNAHFKAWVPVTSVPNCWLWIDGVNKPKLWFYSPVDYWHSVEPLPNSFWTQSVDLMPLTNAGDIGQLLPAQRERVGYIGYAQQRARELGIAEDNINPQAVLNYLDFHRSIKTGYEQTCMRAAQKTAVTGHKAAREAFLSGMSEFDINQAYLTATGHRDTDVPYGNIVALNEHAAVLHYTTLEHQPPSDMRSFLIDAGAEYNGYAADLTRTYAADGDSDFAALIKDLNAEQLALIGTLKPGVRYTDYHVQMHQRLASLLKKHRLVNDISEEAMVEQGLTCPFLPHGLGHPLGLQVHDAAGFMQDENGTHLAAPAKYPFLRCTRVLQPGMVLTIEPGLYFIESLLAPWRSGEFAKHFAWERIDMMKAYGGIRIEDNVVIHEKRVENMTRDLNLA
- the fadA gene encoding acetyl-CoA C-acyltransferase FadA, with the translated sequence MENVVIVDAVRTPMGRSKGGAFRQVRAEDLSAHLMRTLLSRNPVVEPSAIDDIYWGCVQQTLEQGFNVARNAALLAEIPHTVPAVTVNRLCGSSMQALHDAARAIMVGDAQVSLIGGVEHMGHVPMNHGIDFHPGLSRSVAKAAGMMGLTAEMLAKMHNISRQMQDEFAARSHQRAHAATLAGHFKQEIVATTGHDADGVLTRYDFDEVIRPETTVETLAALRPAFDPVNGTVTAGSSSALSDGASAMLLMSESHAKSLGLKARARIRSMAVVGCDPSIMGYGPVPASRLALKRAGLTTQDIDLFELNEAFAAQSLPCIKDLGLLDSLDDKVNLNGGAIALGHPLGCSGSRISTTLLNLMERRDAQFGLATMCIGLGQGIATVFERV
- the hemG gene encoding menaquinone-dependent protoporphyrinogen IX dehydrogenase, whose translation is MKALILYSSRDGQTHAIASYIANKLQEAMCCDVVDLLQAENVDLGQYQRIMIGASIRYGHFHPALDKFVKRHAERLNQMPSAFFSVNLTARKSDKRSPQTNPYTRKFLLSSPWQPTQCAVFAGALRYPRYRWFDRIMIQFIMRMTGGETDSSKEVEYTDWREVERFAQEFRQL
- the trkH gene encoding Trk system potassium transporter TrkH → MHFRAITRIVGVLVILFSGTMFLPGLVALIYRDGAGRAFTQTFFVAVTIGLLLWWPNRKQKHELKPREGFLIVVLFWTVLGSVGALPFLFSERPNLSLTDAFFESFSGLTTTGATTLVGLDSLPKAILFYRQMLQWMGGMGIIVLAVAILPILGVGGMQLYRAEMPGPLKDNKMRPRIAETAKTLWLIYVLLTLACALALWGAGMSAFDAIGHSFSTIAIGGFSTHDASIGYYASPTINTIIAVFLLISGCNYGLHFALLSGRSLKVYWRDPEFRMFIFVQLTLVVVCSVILWGHGVYQSGMETINQAFFQVVSMATTAGFTTDSIAKWPLFLPMLLLCSAFIGGCAGSTGGGLKVIRILLLYLQGSRELKRLVHPNAVYTIKLGNRALPERILEAVWGFFSAYALVFIVSMLAIIATGVDDFSAFAAVTATLNNLGPGLGVVADNFTTMPPPAKWILVLTMLFGRLEVFTLLVLFTPTFWRE
- the fre gene encoding NAD(P)H-flavin reductase, whose amino-acid sequence is MTILSCKVTSVEAITDTVYRVRLVPEAPFSFKAGQYLMVVMDERDKRPFSLASTPSQQEYIELHIGASELNLYAMAVMDRILKEQAITVDVPHGDAWLREDGSRPLVLIAGGTGFSYARSILLTALEQQPDRDIAIYWGGRELQHLYDLSELEALSLQHPNLQVIPVVEQPDPEWRGRSGTVLSAVLQDYGSLADHDIYIAGRFEMAKIARERFCAERGAQASRMFGDAFSFI
- the fadB gene encoding fatty acid oxidation complex subunit alpha FadB — translated: MLYQGETLQLHWLENGIAELVFDAPGSVNKLDTRTVAALGEALDVLEKQTELKGLLLRSNKNAFIVGADITEFLSLFAAPAEKLQHWLAFANSIFNRLEDLPVPTIAAINGYALGGGCECVLATDFRVATPDARIGLPETKLGIMPGFGGSVRLPRLLGNDSALEIIAAGKDIGAKEALKVGLVDAVVAPEKLADAARQMLQQAIDGRLDWRASRQPKLEPLKLSPIEAAMSFTTAKGMVLQTAGKHYPAPMTAVKTIEAAAGLGRDEALKLETASFVPLARSNEARALVGIFLNDQFVKSQAKKLAKDRTAPKQAAVLGAGIMGGGIAYQSALKGVPVLMKDISEKSLTLGMGEAAKLLNKQLERGKLDGMKMAGVLATIQPTLDYAGIERAQVIVEAVVENPKVKAAVLAEVEGLIGKDTVLASNTSTIPINELAKSLQRPQNFCGMHFFNPVHRMPLVEIIRGERTSDETIAAVVAYASRMGKTPIVVNDCPGFFVNRVLFPYFAGFSLLLRDGADFRQVDKVMEKQFGWPMGPAYLLDVVGIDTAHHAQAVMAAGFPERMGKDYRDAVDVMFDNQRFGQKNQVGFYRYSQDNKGRPRKENDEQTDALLAAVSQPRQNISAEETIARMMIPMINEVVRCLEEGIIASPAEADMALVYGIGFPPFHGGVFRYLDTMGTAHYVEMAQRYAHLGALYQVPAGLRAKAERNETYYPVTAPIANVSTGQPA
- a CDS encoding IMPACT family protein, encoding MEAYPVPADAISVSEEIKKSRFITLLAPTCGVEAAKAFIQRVREEHPTARHHCWAFVAGAPGDSQQLGFSDDGEPSGTAGKPILAQLMGSGVGEITAVVVRYYGGIKLGTGGLVKAYGSGVQQALKLLPLVSKVPQLEYTLQCDYAQLALVENLLQQMEGRILHGEYGADVVLHLALPATETETFGNKLRDLSRGNLQLTPISQ